GGGCTTGCATGCCAATAGTGTAGCACCTTTTAGAACTGATGTATAGCTCATGATTATCATGCCCCGATTGCCGTTTGTATTGTTGTTCAGTAGCACTCTGTTACAGTGTATAAATGTATAATACTGATCTGCTGTTACCCATTTTCTTATGTTGAACATTTTCAATGTATGCAGGCGGTATTGTGAACAACACATTGAGACCCACCATTCCAAGTTACTGTGATCCAGAGTGGAGGACGCTTATGGAGCAGTGTTGGGCTCCTAATCCTGCTGCGAGGCCATCATTCACAGAAATTGCTAGTTGCTTACGAGTTATGACTAGAGCCGCTAGCCAAACCAAAGCACAGGGTCACAAGGCATCTAAATGAAAACTGAACAGTTAATTGTGTCACTTTTGCATGAGTTGTTGATTTGGTACGTTTATTCATTCAATTATTGACTCATAGGTAGTGTGCACTACATCATATTCGGAGCAAAGATACATGGTTTCCACTATTTTCGGAATGCTAGAGGCTCCTTTGTTACTTTCATTCATTTTTTGTTTTGCTGCTGAAATTTCAAAATTGTAGTATAATGTTTTGGATACCAAAAGAGAATGCATACTCGGTGTTTAGTTTGTACAGTTTCTATCCTACCTGGTTTCTAAGGTCTAACTTTTTATTTTCTATGGGTGCCACTGTTCAGATTTTTACTACATCTGATTGCTAATCTAAGTTGGCTATGAAGAGTCCCTCCAAAGAGCTTTGGTATTAAAACATTACACATGAGATCATGATCTTTCAAGAACTAGATAGACTAGTCGGTTTAGTTTAGTTTACTGAATATTGGAGGTTTTTATGTCTCTTACCCAACCTATTTACACCTTCTCTACTGGAAAGCAAGTAAGCATTGAGAAGTTTTAGTGTCAAGGCTCCATGGTGTACGGTTGGAGAAGTGTTGGAGGTTAATGTAGGAGACTTTGAAATCAAACTTCACCTTGGCTACTAGGTAAATAGCAAACAGAACTAAATATATCTACATTAACTGAAGCTCCAATGTTAGTAACAAAGAAAGCAAGGAACCTGTTAGTAGCACTGAAAATCTTTTGGTAAACAAAATTTGTAGTATCATTGGGTTCCCTGATCACAAGATTACCCACCTTATTACTTTCCAGGCGATAAAAATGATTTGACTAATGGACTAACCGAATCCAAATCAACTGCAAATTATATCATGGAGGAGGCTAAGAGGAAGAGGCATTGTTCACTTGCCATGCAGCTGCCAACATTATGGGTCTTCCCTTCCACCCAAGGAGGAGACAACCCTTCTCACTAGCCAAACTGTACCCATCACAGCCATAAACAGATAGCATCATCCTAGCTTGACTTGTACATTTCAATCCCATAACTTGAAACCCAGCTCTGCCTAGTTGCCTTCTCCATTGGTCTGCCCTTTCATGCCTCTCAACCCTATTTAATCCCTCAAAGGCAACAATGTTCCTAATTTCATCTGCAAAGTGAAGTCTCTCTATCTTCGTCCTCTGAGGGCTGTTTCGAGGCAGACTCACCTCAAGTGAGTCGAAAATTGCAGAATAAAAGTGAAGAGACTCGAGGAATCTTCCAAGAAAAAATGGCCCGTTGTGGTTTGCATCTTGTTCTACTAATGTAAGCACACTAGGACTTAGTTTCTTCAATGCTTGGAGGATTGCCTTCAAAGACCCTCTACTCTCTCTGACATACCTATGTAGGTGCATTATGCTATTGACACATAATGCTTCCCCTTCTCTCAAGTCTAGATTCTCTTTAGTTAGAAGTGATGGTTTTACCGGCTCCGAGATCATGTTGAATTCCATTGGTATCCCAAGTGAGCTAGCTTCCTCCACCAGAACTCTCATCCCAGCTTCAAGCTCGAAGACATTATCATCTTCAACAAGTCCTGTGATTCGGAGTTTCTTAGGCGGGCCTTCGGGTCTTGATGCAAGGGTTCTTAACAAGGATGGCCATTGAAGAGTGTGCTCCATTCCCAAATCAATGATATGCAAGCTCTCCTTCCCTTGCGCTGCTTGACATATAGCTTCATTTGCAACCATGAATCCGAAAGCTATGTAGGGAGTTGTCTGGTAAAGGAGTTGAAAAGCCTCCAGTTTCTCCTCCCTAGCGATCATCGACACATCCATAGTGTCATTGTTGAATGTACCATTTAAATTCACATTTTGAAGAAGAGAGAGCCTTGACTTCAACCCCATTGCGAAGCAGTATGATACTCTCTGCAAGGAATCGCCGAAAGGACTAACCGAAGCCCAGATTTGGGTGAGCAATGATTCTGCAAGCCTTGTGTCCCTGCACCCCACAGCTTCAGCACAAGCCAGTAACATGTGCACCAAGTGAAGCCCTTGGTCCACACCATGGCTTACCTCTTCAATACTAGGCACCATACTAGTTTGATCATCTACAACTCCAAAATCCTCAACTGTGCCACACATCTCCATCTGATCATCTCCTTCCATCATCATCATGACATCTCCATACAAATCATCCTCCATTGAAAATGTCTGCATGCCATCTTGGAAGTAATCAAAACTACTTTGTTGTTTCTCCAGGGATTGATGATAATCGTCGTTGACATCCTTGCAGTGATCCATGTTGATGATGCTGTCAACAAACTCATCAACTTCAGAAGCAGGCAAGCAAGGAGTGGTGGTTGAATCATAAGAGGGTGAACAAAACTCAATCTCATTTAGTATCTCCTCCCACTCTCCTCCACCTTGTTCTTGCTCAAGTCTTGCTGGACAGAACCTTCGAATAGCGAGATCATGGTTGAGATTCTCATGGATTGGGAAGGAGAGCCAAGCATTGAAGTCCTCCATTGGAAGGAGATTGTGGTGAGAGAAGAAGGGCAACAAGAAAGTATAGGTTAGCTAGAGATATTTAGGAACTTAGGTGGTTCCCCTACTAACAAAGTGCAAAGTCGTTCTTCCTTTATTAGCTATGCCGAGTTGAAATATTCTCTTTGTGTAGAGTTGTTGGCCAATGATCTTCAATAGAAAATAAACTAATCCATTGAGAATAATGGCGACATTTTTATCTAGTTTAAGCATAGACTAATTTGCATATTGTACAATAAGTAGAGACAATTATTTTGACTTTGAGCATAAGGTAAGGCATGCATGTCAATACCATCTATCGCTACCATTAGAGCTACCAATCCTCAGAGGGTAAATGTTGCTCGACACTAAAGCTACAATTTCATAGTACATCGGATAGCCAATATAGTTCATCCTCGATCCAGGCACTAAACGAAGGAAACAAAAGCGCATTTTTAACCGATACGAAGATGAATTTAGAAAGAAAAAAAAAAGGAAAAGAATTTCACCTTGTCACAATATAGTAGGCATTTTGCTTAGAATTTGTCAAAACTAGTTGGATCCCACCTCAAAGGGAACATGGTGAGAGCCAGTTTTTCAAACTTCTTGTTGCATCTAGAATTAACTAAACGTCTAAATGCAAGTGATCTTGGAAGGTTTAGCAAGTTTTACAGCTAAGTTATATCAGCCGGCCTCAGAAGACAAACAGATTTGGAGGTGAGGGTCGGTAACCTCAACCAATTTTAGGGGTCCATTGTTTTCATTGGTGTCATTTGGTGTTTGGCATTAGTCATTTTCACCTGGGTCGGCCAACAAGTAATGAGACATAGGAGGTGGCCTCTAATTGCAAGCATTCATTTGATAATGGCTTCTGGTTATTATGTTGACAAAGTTTAGCTGGGTCAATTCGTGCATCAGTTTCTCACCAGCAAAATTTTAAGGCAGAAGTGTGTTCTTTGCTTGGGCCATGTTGTACTAACTACGTCGGGATCCGAGCAGAGGATTAAGTACAATAACTGTAAATTTTTGTAATTCTGGATGTAACGAAACTAAAACAAAACAAATAGGCAATCCTCTAGAACTTGATGTTGAACTACTACAACTGGTAAACCCATGATCTGCGGTAATCCACTCTAACAAAATGATAACTATGATAACCAAGTGTAGTTTTTCTAGTATAACATAACCCTGATTATATCATTGGTAAAGAATTCGTCGAACTTTTGGGAATTTATGTACCTTTTGTTTTAAGATATGTGATGGAAAACCTCTTGTTTCTGCTGCCTTTAACTTTGGTACTGGCAATGTTCCTCTTGCTGAAGCGTTGACGCTTAGAAATAGTTTACTGTGCGCCAAGAAGAAAGGTGTGTTGAAGATCGAAGTGGAGGGTGATTCAAAACTCGTTATATATAGACATTGCGAATGGAGTTTGTCATCCTCCTTGGAGACTTATGAAGGTCTTTTAAGACATCAAATTACTTAGTTGTAATTTTGAGTTTATTAGGTTCAGGCATGTTTTTACGGAGCCAATTTTATGGCCAATGCCTTGGAAAATCTCGGGCATAGGGTTGAGAATGGTAGATTTTGGGTGGAGTGTGTTCCACCAGAGGCCTCGCTCGCCCTTACGTTCAACTCTGTAAACTCGGGTTGCCACCGTGGCACCTCTCTCTAATTTAAGTTTCCCTTTATAAAAATAAAAAAAACTTGTGTAAATTTATGTCTAAGTATAAGCTAACAAGTTGGCTAGCCTAGCTCCAATTTTATTTTATTACTTCTTTTTGAATAAAAGCGCAAAATATTTGGAAATGAGTTGTCAGATCTTCTGTTGATGTTCCTTTATAATATCCTTAACAACGACTTTGGTGTATCAAAGCTACAAAGCTCGATACAGCACAAAGAATAACCAATTGATACTTGCTTATAAGAATCGAAACATTAATACTTGCTTATAATGATATTTGTAGATAATGGATTAATCAATCTAACTTACAGATAAATAACCAATTACATTTATACAAAATAAATTATAAGTGGAACGATTGTAGCCAGTACCATTTGATCTATGACAGACCCGACTCAAGCCCAGTGCGGCCCGTGCGACCGCACTAGGCCCAGACCAACATGGGGCACATCAAAGGCCCAAGAGTAATTTTGTCCTTTTTTGTCAACGTCAAACTTGGGCGTATTTGAGAATCTGAACAATTTCATCCATATATATCACATACTAAACAGCCCAATTTAGGAATTAGATCAAAAATTTGAGAAAATAGAAAAAATGTACCTTTTGGGATTCGAACTTGGGTGACTTAAATAGAACTCAAGCGACATAACTATCCTACCAGTAAGAAGTGTTGCTTCTTATTTTCATATTTTTATATCTAAGATATATCTCATGATTTATTTTTGACTTTTGATTGACTTGTTTTACCATAATTAATCATATTTATTATCTTACTAAATAAACTACTGATGTTATATATATGAGAATTAATAAAATACAAAGGTTTATTTATTTTGTTCAAGAAAAAGATTACAAATCAAATTAAATTTCAAGAAGTACCTATACTATACTATTTCACATTATACGATACTAATAAACCTATCATGTAACAATATTTTTTTTTAATATTTTTTTAAAAAAATACATTAACATAGTCGCTCTAATCGACATTTCTTAAAGATATAAAGACTTCATGTTCTTCTGCGAAAATTTCAAGTTTCAAGTTTCGGATCATCGATATTTTCATGATCTTTGATATTTTAGTCACTTGTATGAACAATATTAGACATTATTGAGAAAAAAAGACTTTTACCGGATAAAATGAAAATTAGATATAAATAATTTTAAATAAAAAAATTAATATAAAGGGCCCAACGATTTTTTTCGCACTAGGCTTTCAATTCTTCAGGGCCGGCCCTGTCTAGTGACATAGTCTCCCCTTTAATAAATATAAGGTTGTGAGTTTGACTCACGTAGTTATAATCCGTAACACTATCTGCACTTGACCAAATAACATAAAAATAAAAATTTCAAAGTAGTAAACTACAAGTTGACTACTTCACTCTAATGGGTTCAAACAAGTAATTGAAAGGAAAGAGAAATCTAAAGTTTATACATCATTCATTTGATGCCTCCAACATCCAGAACAAATAGGAAAACTGATGACACGTTTATTAACAGGGAATGGAATTAAGAATGTTGATTCCATGATAGGAGAATTCCGATGTTTACTAACAGTCTAACACATCAAGGAATTAGAATGTGTATGGGTCCCACCTCCCTATCATGAATCAATTCCTGATGAACTCCTAATTCGATACCCAAGGGGGAAGATAGGTTTATGAATCATATCTATGGAATCAACTTTTCTCCCCAAAATACTCTCATAATTTTAATATCTCTAAATTACCTAATCCTAGAAATATATATTGTAGACGACATCAGATATATGATCATCATTGTATGTAGATTGCTCATATTGTACTTCCTTTCTTGTAGGGTTATTTTAGTAATCAAACTAGTTCTGATGCCGATTTCCATGAAAATGAAATATTTTCATATTGATTCCTCCCGTCTGCTATTCTAATTATACCGATTCATGATATTTTCCATTATAAGTTAGTAAATGTGTGTGCTATGAATGTGAGGGAATTAGATTAGACTTAGACACTTATAAACCATAATCATGCGTCTGGAAACCCACACTATAACCCATAACCAATAAAAACATGGCACTTAATATAGTATTAATTGTTAATAATTAA
Above is a window of Fragaria vesca subsp. vesca linkage group LG7, FraVesHawaii_1.0, whole genome shotgun sequence DNA encoding:
- the LOC101305207 gene encoding DELLA protein RGL1-like, with the translated sequence MEDFNAWLSFPIHENLNHDLAIRRFCPARLEQEQGGGEWEEILNEIEFCSPSYDSTTTPCLPASEVDEFVDSIINMDHCKDVNDDYHQSLEKQQSSFDYFQDGMQTFSMEDDLYGDVMMMMEGDDQMEMCGTVEDFGVVDDQTSMVPSIEEVSHGVDQGLHLVHMLLACAEAVGCRDTRLAESLLTQIWASVSPFGDSLQRVSYCFAMGLKSRLSLLQNVNLNGTFNNDTMDVSMIAREEKLEAFQLLYQTTPYIAFGFMVANEAICQAAQGKESLHIIDLGMEHTLQWPSLLRTLASRPEGPPKKLRITGLVEDDNVFELEAGMRVLVEEASSLGIPMEFNMISEPVKPSLLTKENLDLREGEALCVNSIMHLHRYVRESRGSLKAILQALKKLSPSVLTLVEQDANHNGPFFLGRFLESLHFYSAIFDSLEVSLPRNSPQRTKIERLHFADEIRNIVAFEGLNRVERHERADQWRRQLGRAGFQVMGLKCTSQARMMLSVYGCDGYSLASEKGCLLLGWKGRPIMLAAAWQVNNASSS